One part of the Phragmites australis chromosome 3, lpPhrAust1.1, whole genome shotgun sequence genome encodes these proteins:
- the LOC133910652 gene encoding uncharacterized protein LOC133910652: MADDAARLTLERRVAAFTPEDRQEAARQEAARLEAARLEAERQEAERLEAERRDADAHALVLAGEVAAATAALHAQAAAILNIKSLVPVILDLTSPHFNRWRGLFLNTLERYALADHVLSNDDRSDDVTWKRMDRVVLSWLYGTITAELLEVVMNREEGPPTARIVWLGLEQQFIDNKETRALLLDAEFRTFVQGDLSIDDYCHQLKAMADQLADLGEPVRDRTLVLNVLRGLNDRFAHLAALIQCQRPLPMFIEVRSDLRLAEITMKAKQGSPAQALAASTPRAPPPTFYNPVAGSNFGKKPTRRGGGSGKKSGAAGAGPAFPGAPWATQAQWPTPPPPGWQPAYDTFQAY, translated from the coding sequence ATGGCCGACGACGCCGCGCGCCTCACGCTAGAGCGCCGTGTCGCCGCGTTCACTCCGGAGGATCGTCAAGAGGCAGCTCGCCAAGAGGCTGCGCGCCTGGAGGCCGCGCGTCTCGAGGCCGAGCGCCAAGAGGCCGAGCGCCTGGAGGCCGAACGCCGCGACGCCGATGCCCACGCCCTGGTGCTCGCCGGCGAGGTAGCAGCAGCCACTGCCGCTCTCCATGCCCAGGCAGCGgccatcctcaacatcaagtcCCTCGTGCCGGTCATCCTCGACCTCACCTCGCCCCACTTCAACCGGTGGCGTGGCCTCTTCCTCAACACGCTCGAGCGCTACGCACTCGCGGACCACGTTCTCTCCAATGATGATCGCTCCGACGACGTCACTTGGAAGCGCATGGACCGCGTCGTCCTCTCGTGGCTCTACGGGACGATCACCGCCGAGCTTCTCGAGGTGGTGATGAACCGTGAGGAAGGGCCGCCAACGGCTCGCATCGTCTGGTTGGGACTGGAGCAGCAATTCATCGACAACAAGGAGACTCGTGcgctcctcctcgacgccgagTTTCGCACCTTCGTCCAGGGCGATCTCTCCATCGACGACTACTGCCATCAACTCAAGGCGATGGCCGACCAGCTTGCCGATCTTGGCGAGCCCGTTCGGGACCGCACACTCGTCCTCAACGTCCTTCGCGGCCTCAACGACCGCTTCGCTCATTTGGCGGCCTTGATCCAGTGCCAACGGCCGTTACCGATGTTCATCGAGGTGCGCTCTGACCTCCGCCTCGCCGAGATCACCATGAAGGCCAAGCAAGGGTCTCCGGCGCAGGCCCTAGCAGCCTCCACTCCTCGTGCCCCACCTCCGACATTCTACAACCCCGTCGCCGGCAGCAACTTCGGCAAGAAGCCAACACGTCGCGGTGGTGGCAGCGGCAAGAAGTCTGGTGCTGCTGGCGCTGGTCCAGCCTTCCCAGGCGCTCCGTGGGCTACCCAGGCGCAGTGGCCCACTCCGCCTCCACCTGGCTGGCAGCCCGCCTACGACACCTTTCAGGCCTACTAG